From a single Paenibacillus sp. FSL W8-0426 genomic region:
- a CDS encoding PLP-dependent aminotransferase family protein yields MEFWLPMESYERQHRFKYAALYHALRDAIHAGTLASGTRLPSTRDLARQYNLSRGSVAQVYDMLLADGYVRAYRGKGTYVSDTLTEKEYTGREAKISLSPWGKRVANFHMVNGDVPIDAVRQPVIDFNMQRMPAEHFPQAEWRSALAAAQRSDWRRQSSVAGDLELREAIASHVRWTRGIHADPSQIVLFSGSMQGITLLTQLLVSEGDSVVLENPGYPGIAQAVKAGGGRLLPAPVDAGGIIPQAWEAGVLFVTPTRQYPTGAVLGLERRKKLLTWASERNAVIIEDDYDSEFRWGGRPIEPLKVLDREQRVIYIGSFSQTMPAAVRLGYAVLPQSLVGPVLAAKTLYEPVSPALLEQRALARFMTRGCYLRHVRRLTRLYGERHDFFVNELERQLPEAFTVQPGDAGLHVYATWNGSSESFERFKRLAAQEGVRFRDAARYHLKPFSSAVCFGFAHLDEKALAEGIAIMRRAWEKCIFSFR; encoded by the coding sequence ATGGAGTTTTGGCTCCCCATGGAAAGCTATGAACGCCAGCACCGTTTCAAATATGCCGCATTGTATCACGCGCTCCGCGATGCCATCCATGCGGGAACGCTCGCAAGCGGAACGAGGCTGCCGTCGACGCGAGATCTGGCCCGCCAATACAATCTTTCGCGCGGATCCGTTGCCCAGGTGTACGACATGCTGCTTGCAGACGGATACGTGCGCGCCTACCGTGGGAAAGGGACATATGTTTCAGACACGCTGACGGAAAAGGAGTATACTGGGCGCGAGGCCAAGATCAGCTTGTCCCCTTGGGGGAAGAGGGTAGCCAACTTTCATATGGTGAACGGGGACGTGCCCATCGACGCCGTCCGCCAGCCCGTCATCGATTTCAACATGCAGCGCATGCCTGCCGAGCATTTTCCGCAAGCCGAGTGGAGAAGTGCGCTTGCCGCTGCCCAGCGCAGTGATTGGAGGAGGCAGAGCAGCGTGGCAGGGGATCTGGAACTGCGTGAGGCCATCGCCTCGCATGTGAGATGGACGAGAGGAATACACGCCGATCCTTCGCAGATTGTGCTGTTCAGCGGGTCGATGCAGGGAATAACGCTGCTGACCCAGCTGCTCGTTTCCGAAGGAGACTCCGTTGTGCTGGAAAATCCAGGTTATCCGGGCATTGCCCAAGCTGTAAAGGCGGGAGGCGGCCGTCTCCTGCCGGCTCCCGTGGATGCGGGCGGAATCATTCCGCAAGCGTGGGAAGCAGGCGTGTTGTTCGTTACGCCGACCAGACAATATCCTACAGGGGCGGTGCTGGGCCTGGAGCGTCGGAAAAAACTGCTGACCTGGGCTTCGGAGCGGAATGCCGTCATTATTGAGGATGACTATGACAGCGAATTCCGGTGGGGAGGCAGGCCGATCGAACCGCTCAAAGTACTTGATCGCGAACAGCGAGTGATCTATATCGGCTCGTTCTCGCAGACGATGCCGGCGGCGGTTCGGCTGGGGTATGCCGTTTTGCCGCAAAGCCTCGTAGGTCCTGTTTTGGCGGCAAAAACGTTGTATGAACCCGTTTCCCCCGCATTGCTGGAGCAGCGTGCATTGGCCCGATTCATGACCCGGGGCTGTTATTTGCGGCATGTGAGAAGGTTGACGCGCCTGTACGGGGAGCGGCATGATTTTTTCGTGAACGAGCTGGAGCGGCAGCTGCCGGAAGCTTTTACGGTGCAGCCGGGAGATGCAGGCTTGCACGTTTATGCGACATGGAACGGCAGTTCCGAATCCTTTGAACGGTTCAAACGGTTGGCTGCGCAGGAAGGCGTTCGATTTCGTGATGCGGCCCGGTATCACTTGAAGCCGTTCTCTTCTGCCGTTTGCTTTGGATTTGCCCATCTCGACGAGAAGGCATTGGCCGAAGGCATCGCCATCATGCGGCGTGCGTGGGAGAAGTGCATATTTTCGTTTCGGTGA
- a CDS encoding pyridoxamine 5'-phosphate oxidase family protein has translation MRRKEFSVSEEQEIEAFLNEASFGFLGTIGTDGSPRVTPLNFVYMEGCFYFHGSLAGEKMKQIKQDSSVSFTVAEEFSLIPSYFSDPELACPATSFFKSVMAFGQAEVVSDLHTKGKALQRFMEKLQPQGGYVPIDANDSRYAGRLKAVAVVRIVPERLSAKFKFGQNLAADRFEHINGELQRRDEGRDAETAEMMRKYCPFHQK, from the coding sequence ATGAGAAGAAAAGAATTCAGCGTGAGTGAAGAACAGGAAATCGAAGCATTTTTGAACGAGGCTTCATTTGGTTTTCTGGGAACGATTGGCACGGACGGCTCGCCTCGGGTAACGCCGCTGAACTTTGTTTATATGGAGGGATGCTTCTATTTCCATGGCAGTCTGGCCGGAGAGAAGATGAAACAGATCAAACAGGATTCCTCCGTCAGCTTTACGGTCGCCGAGGAGTTTTCCTTGATTCCTTCCTACTTCAGCGATCCCGAGCTCGCTTGCCCGGCAACCTCGTTTTTTAAAAGCGTCATGGCTTTCGGACAAGCCGAAGTCGTCTCCGACCTGCACACCAAAGGGAAGGCGCTGCAACGATTCATGGAAAAGCTTCAACCGCAGGGCGGTTACGTTCCCATCGATGCGAATGATTCCCGTTATGCAGGCCGCCTCAAAGCGGTCGCGGTGGTCCGCATCGTTCCCGAACGCCTCAGCGCCAAATTCAAATTCGGGCAAAACCTGGCGGCAGACCGGTTCGAGCACATTAACGGCGAACTGCAGCGCCGAGACGAAGGCCGGGATGCCGAAACCGCCGAAATGATGCGAAAGTACTGTCCTTTTCACCAGAAGTGA
- a CDS encoding aminotransferase class I/II-fold pyridoxal phosphate-dependent enzyme, whose translation MNPLAEQLNESIQAGSSHVYSMLSQLGKEIYFPKEGILSQSAEAASLAKTYNATIGIALEGGVPMHLPVIQEKLSAYEPKDLYPYAPPAGKPELRKVWREKLLKETPSLEGKSFGNPIVTNALTHGLSIVADLFADEGDAVIYPDKNWENYELTFGIRRHSQLVHYPLFNEDLTFNSEGLLNALLAQKDKGKAIVLLNFPNNPTGYTPGAEEADLIVDTIRQAAEAGVDVVAVTDDAYYGLFFEDSIHESLFGKLAGIHPRVLAVKIDGATKEEFVWGFRVGFITYAHEDAGVLNALEQKTLGIIRATISSGPHPSQTFVLDALKAEGFEAQKREKFEIMKGRANKVKELLDSGKYGDALQYYPFNSGYFMCLKLKDVSAEALRNHLLQQYGVGTIALGETDLRVAFSCIEESSLEDLFDTIHRSVLELQAN comes from the coding sequence ATGAATCCACTGGCTGAACAGTTGAACGAAAGTATTCAGGCAGGCAGCAGTCACGTCTACTCCATGCTGTCGCAGCTCGGAAAGGAAATCTATTTCCCGAAAGAAGGCATTCTGAGTCAGTCTGCCGAAGCGGCAAGCCTGGCCAAAACCTATAACGCAACGATTGGTATTGCCCTTGAAGGCGGCGTACCGATGCATCTTCCTGTCATTCAGGAGAAGCTCTCCGCATATGAACCCAAGGATCTGTATCCTTACGCTCCGCCTGCGGGCAAGCCTGAGCTGCGGAAAGTTTGGAGAGAGAAGTTGCTGAAGGAAACGCCTTCCCTGGAAGGCAAAAGCTTCGGCAATCCGATTGTAACCAATGCATTGACGCACGGACTCAGCATCGTAGCCGACCTGTTTGCCGATGAAGGGGACGCTGTGATTTATCCGGATAAAAACTGGGAAAATTATGAGCTGACCTTCGGAATTCGCCGTCACAGCCAGTTGGTTCATTATCCCCTGTTTAACGAAGACTTGACGTTCAACAGCGAAGGTCTGCTGAATGCACTTCTTGCACAGAAAGACAAGGGCAAAGCCATCGTGCTGCTTAACTTCCCGAACAATCCGACAGGTTACACGCCGGGTGCCGAAGAAGCAGACCTGATCGTGGATACGATTCGCCAGGCTGCGGAAGCAGGCGTCGATGTGGTTGCTGTTACGGATGATGCCTACTATGGCTTGTTCTTCGAAGATTCCATTCACGAGTCGTTGTTCGGTAAGCTGGCCGGCATTCACCCGCGGGTCCTTGCTGTCAAGATCGATGGCGCGACCAAGGAAGAATTCGTATGGGGCTTCCGCGTCGGTTTCATCACGTATGCCCACGAGGACGCCGGCGTTCTGAATGCACTGGAGCAGAAGACGCTGGGCATCATCCGTGCCACGATTTCCAGCGGTCCGCATCCGTCTCAAACCTTTGTGCTGGATGCACTCAAGGCAGAAGGGTTCGAAGCCCAAAAACGGGAGAAGTTCGAAATTATGAAAGGCCGTGCCAACAAAGTAAAGGAACTGCTTGACAGCGGCAAATACGGCGATGCACTGCAATATTATCCGTTCAACTCCGGTTATTTCATGTGCCTGAAGCTTAAAGATGTCAGTGCGGAAGCACTCCGCAACCATCTGCTGCAGCAATACGGCGTAGGTACCATCGCATTGGGAGAAACGGATTTGCGCGTAGCCTTCTCCTGCATCGAGGAGTCCTCGCTTGAGGATCTGTTTGATACCATTCATCGCAGCGTTCTGGAACTGCAAGCCAATTAA
- a CDS encoding YjcZ family sporulation protein, with translation MSGVEETRGGYGYCGGGFTSTGAILVLFILLVIITKSFLCC, from the coding sequence ATGTCTGGCGTTGAAGAAACAAGAGGCGGTTACGGATACTGTGGCGGTGGATTCACAAGTACAGGTGCTATTCTTGTACTGTTCATCCTGCTCGTGATCATTACGAAATCGTTCCTCTGTTGTTAG
- a CDS encoding ABC transporter permease gives MDLKQLWKQRRTGFWNNIVPYIGYVIQSGVAMVFLFVVIAFSAWYTSFVQRIPAGFPIRWVALLLLAPLAIFAGYRTYLQPADIVFLRPQEHRMQEYLKNSFSRGVIYKCIGLLIVYVTLWPLYVRADADARPFGWFLLLLLAWKGVSSYGAWQELRMVQYGAARGYRLLRWAVVILAVAAWLWHPLQRSIWFELLLAVLYLVALRIPHKHRVAWERLIRVEQSQSARVMQTLGWFVDVPSSGQKVSARRWLSKWGSGLPWKPEKAYQYLITKTFIRTEVFPIVVRLILLGMLLTWWTAGTYFGLGVYLFFLLIAGVQLGSLRRAHAESFWIMIYPITEESRRSQVLGFIFHLHAGFALLLWLPMLTAGMDGLGIIGAALVLGVAVAYLMRRSQRNKWLKEEEDI, from the coding sequence ATGGATCTGAAACAGCTTTGGAAGCAAAGACGCACAGGGTTCTGGAACAACATCGTTCCGTACATAGGTTACGTGATCCAGAGCGGCGTTGCCATGGTCTTTCTGTTTGTGGTCATTGCATTTTCCGCCTGGTATACCTCTTTCGTACAACGTATTCCTGCAGGTTTTCCAATTCGCTGGGTCGCGTTGCTTTTGCTTGCCCCGCTGGCCATTTTTGCGGGATATCGTACGTATTTACAGCCGGCAGACATCGTTTTTCTCAGGCCGCAGGAGCATCGGATGCAAGAGTATTTGAAAAACAGTTTCTCGCGCGGCGTGATCTATAAGTGTATCGGACTACTGATCGTTTACGTGACGTTATGGCCGCTCTATGTGCGCGCCGACGCGGATGCGCGTCCGTTCGGGTGGTTTTTGCTGCTGCTGCTCGCATGGAAAGGAGTGTCCAGCTATGGAGCTTGGCAGGAGCTCCGCATGGTCCAATACGGCGCAGCCCGAGGGTACCGGCTGCTGCGCTGGGCTGTGGTCATTCTGGCGGTGGCCGCCTGGTTGTGGCATCCGCTGCAGCGAAGCATCTGGTTCGAATTGCTGCTTGCCGTGCTTTACCTCGTGGCATTGCGAATTCCGCATAAACATCGGGTAGCCTGGGAACGCCTGATTCGAGTGGAGCAATCCCAAAGCGCGAGAGTCATGCAAACGCTGGGATGGTTTGTGGATGTCCCATCTTCAGGGCAGAAGGTCAGCGCACGCCGCTGGTTGAGCAAGTGGGGAAGCGGCTTGCCTTGGAAACCCGAGAAGGCTTACCAGTATTTGATCACCAAAACGTTTATTCGGACCGAAGTATTTCCGATCGTGGTGCGTCTGATTTTGCTGGGCATGTTATTGACGTGGTGGACGGCAGGCACTTACTTTGGCCTCGGCGTGTATTTGTTCTTCCTGCTGATCGCCGGGGTCCAGCTGGGGTCGTTGCGCCGTGCCCATGCCGAATCGTTCTGGATCATGATTTATCCGATTACCGAAGAAAGCCGTCGTTCCCAGGTGCTTGGTTTTATTTTTCACCTCCATGCGGGTTTCGCACTCCTGCTATGGCTGCCGATGCTCACCGCGGGAATGGACGGTTTGGGGATCATCGGGGCAGCACTGGTCCTTGGCGTTGCGGTTGCGTACCTGATGAGAAGATCCCAAAGAAACAAATGGTTGAAGGAAGAAGAGGACATATAG
- a CDS encoding ABC transporter ATP-binding protein, which produces MNNTEPVLQISGLSGGYSAKRPVLHGIDLQVGRGEMVGLIGLNGAGKSTTMKHILGLMSPQQGDVRVMGKTREEDAQIYQSAMAFVPESPELYDEMTVMEHLEFTARAYGVSEADFKQRTEKLLDLFRMREKSASLSTHLSKGMRQKVMIMCAFVAGPPLYIIDEPFLGLDPLGIRSLLDFMLEMKAAGSSILLSSHILSTIENYCDRFVVLHRGHVIAQGTLGELRNQSGQPDATLEQMFYSLVQGRD; this is translated from the coding sequence ATGAATAACACTGAACCTGTGTTGCAAATCAGCGGCCTGAGCGGAGGTTACAGTGCCAAGCGCCCTGTATTGCATGGCATCGACCTTCAGGTCGGACGCGGAGAGATGGTTGGACTGATTGGCCTGAACGGCGCGGGCAAGAGCACAACCATGAAGCATATTTTGGGTTTGATGAGCCCGCAGCAGGGCGATGTGCGGGTGATGGGCAAGACGCGGGAAGAGGATGCGCAAATCTATCAGTCTGCGATGGCTTTTGTCCCCGAGTCGCCGGAGTTATATGATGAGATGACCGTCATGGAGCATTTGGAATTCACGGCACGGGCTTATGGCGTATCGGAAGCCGATTTCAAGCAGCGTACGGAGAAGCTGCTGGACTTGTTCCGCATGCGCGAAAAGAGCGCCAGCTTGTCCACGCATCTGTCCAAAGGCATGCGGCAGAAGGTGATGATCATGTGTGCGTTCGTGGCCGGGCCGCCGCTCTATATCATTGACGAACCCTTCCTCGGGCTTGATCCGCTAGGGATACGTTCCTTGCTGGATTTCATGCTTGAGATGAAAGCGGCCGGATCATCCATTTTGCTGAGTTCCCACATTTTGTCGACCATCGAGAATTACTGCGATCGTTTCGTGGTGCTGCATCGCGGGCATGTCATTGCCCAAGGCACGCTGGGCGAGCTTCGGAACCAGTCCGGGCAGCCGGATGCCACGCTGGAGCAAATGTTCTATTCGCTCGTGCAAGGCAGGGATTAG
- a CDS encoding DEAD/DEAH box helicase, with protein sequence MTNETFASIGVDQDLEAVLASHDITQPSPVQAQTIPVMLEGRDVVAKSQTGTGKTLAYLLPLLQTVKSDVKGTQKLVIAPTQELAMQIVREGQRYGEGRGIGVLGLIGGAAVKRQVEKLREHPELVVGTPGRLKELITMKKLKMHNVSTIVIDEADQVFQLGGASDVDFILRSALRDRQLVFLSATMDEHTSALAKREMKEPVHIGIAPDQATASGLEHYYFVGEERDKIDLLRRLVRQYNPDRAIVFVNATEDIGEVEAKMNHLGLSAAALYGDADKVTRSNVLSSFRNGKIKLLIASEVAARGLDIEGLPMVINYDPAFDSEHYVHRAGRTGRMGRSGIVLSIVDEKQVFIMRKFARELGIDIKERALYGGKVIESDKHTDARSGGERGAAGAAGLSKGRKPGQASRGSGARAAISNQRGGSKAAGGRSEREQDRKNKGAPKWSKENKPRSEQ encoded by the coding sequence ATGACGAATGAAACATTTGCTTCAATTGGCGTGGATCAGGACCTGGAAGCGGTACTGGCCAGCCATGACATTACACAGCCTTCCCCCGTGCAGGCTCAGACGATCCCGGTCATGCTGGAAGGGCGCGACGTAGTCGCCAAATCCCAAACGGGAACAGGCAAAACGCTGGCATATTTGCTGCCGCTGCTGCAAACCGTCAAAAGCGACGTGAAAGGAACGCAGAAGCTGGTCATCGCCCCGACTCAAGAGCTCGCCATGCAAATCGTGCGGGAGGGACAACGGTATGGAGAAGGTCGCGGCATTGGCGTGCTGGGACTCATCGGAGGCGCAGCGGTTAAACGTCAGGTAGAGAAATTGCGTGAACACCCGGAATTGGTCGTAGGTACGCCAGGACGGCTCAAGGAATTGATTACGATGAAAAAGCTGAAAATGCACAACGTATCGACGATCGTGATCGATGAAGCGGATCAGGTGTTCCAGCTTGGCGGAGCCAGCGACGTGGATTTCATTCTGCGAAGCGCGCTGCGGGATCGTCAACTCGTCTTCCTGTCGGCCACGATGGACGAACATACGTCGGCGCTGGCCAAACGCGAAATGAAGGAACCGGTGCATATCGGGATTGCGCCGGACCAAGCTACGGCTTCAGGATTGGAGCATTATTACTTCGTCGGGGAGGAACGGGATAAAATCGACCTGCTGCGTCGTCTGGTAAGACAATATAATCCGGATCGGGCCATCGTTTTTGTCAACGCAACCGAGGACATTGGCGAGGTTGAGGCGAAAATGAACCATCTCGGCTTGTCCGCCGCCGCATTGTACGGGGATGCCGACAAAGTGACGCGCAGCAACGTGCTGTCCAGCTTCCGCAACGGAAAAATCAAATTGCTGATCGCCAGCGAAGTGGCGGCCAGAGGGCTAGACATCGAAGGCTTGCCTATGGTCATCAACTATGACCCGGCCTTCGATTCGGAACATTATGTCCACCGTGCGGGCCGAACGGGGCGAATGGGACGCAGCGGGATCGTGCTGTCGATCGTGGACGAGAAACAGGTGTTTATCATGCGCAAATTTGCGCGTGAACTGGGTATCGACATCAAGGAACGTGCACTATACGGCGGCAAGGTCATCGAATCCGACAAGCATACCGATGCACGCTCAGGCGGCGAACGTGGAGCAGCAGGGGCTGCCGGCCTTTCCAAGGGGCGCAAACCTGGTCAGGCGAGCCGTGGCAGCGGAGCGCGGGCAGCGATATCCAACCAGCGCGGAGGCAGCAAAGCCGCCGGCGGCAGATCCGAGCGCGAACAGGATCGAAAAAACAAAGGAGCGCCGAAATGGAGCAAGGAGAACAAGCCTCGTTCCGAACAATAA
- a CDS encoding SDR family oxidoreductase, whose translation MLKDQIVFITGASSGIGELCARMLIEEGAIPVLAARSRDRLEGIGASLTGRHELLELDVTDDTQVQAAVDSVMKKYGQVDILVNNAGYGRFAAIADMTVQEFEEMMNVNYMGIVRCTKAVLPQMLKRGKGQIVNVASMAGKIGTAKSASYTATKHAVLGFSNALRQELRKTGVVVTTINPGPIDTPFFDRADPSGNYVNNVRWMMLKPEDVAAHMIRAMKKRKEEVNLPRLASAGIRLYQLFPRLADRLTHGMMNQK comes from the coding sequence ATGTTGAAGGACCAGATCGTTTTCATTACGGGCGCATCGAGCGGCATCGGCGAGCTCTGTGCCCGAATGCTGATTGAAGAAGGTGCCATTCCCGTTTTGGCTGCCCGTTCGCGGGACAGGCTCGAAGGAATCGGAGCTTCGTTAACAGGACGACATGAATTGCTTGAGCTGGATGTCACCGATGATACACAGGTTCAGGCAGCCGTGGACAGCGTGATGAAGAAGTACGGCCAAGTGGACATTTTGGTGAACAATGCAGGCTACGGCAGGTTTGCGGCAATCGCAGACATGACGGTGCAGGAGTTCGAAGAGATGATGAATGTCAACTACATGGGGATTGTGCGCTGTACAAAAGCCGTGCTGCCCCAAATGCTGAAACGTGGCAAGGGCCAGATCGTCAATGTGGCCTCTATGGCCGGAAAGATCGGTACAGCCAAGTCGGCTTCCTACACGGCGACGAAACATGCCGTTCTTGGTTTTAGCAATGCGCTGCGCCAGGAGTTGCGCAAAACGGGCGTGGTGGTGACCACGATTAATCCAGGACCGATCGATACGCCGTTTTTCGACCGTGCCGACCCGTCCGGTAACTATGTCAACAATGTGCGCTGGATGATGCTGAAGCCGGAGGATGTTGCCGCGCACATGATCCGGGCGATGAAGAAACGCAAGGAAGAAGTGAATCTGCCCCGACTGGCGTCGGCGGGCATACGCCTGTACCAGCTGTTCCCACGTCTTGCCGACCGTCTGACCCACGGCATGATGAATCAGAAATAA
- a CDS encoding chemotaxis protein CheX — MKAEVINPFLESARNVFEQLIQVSPSTGNLGVKNVEYIADHVWIVIGMTGQLSGNIVFGIQEQVALKIVSAMMGGFVITEMDDMSKSAISELGNMISGNASTILSSQGVVVDITPPQVMKSEHLTEFNASKALCIPLMMDGIGEMDIQVMIS; from the coding sequence GTGAAAGCGGAAGTGATTAATCCTTTCCTGGAATCCGCGCGAAACGTATTTGAGCAACTTATTCAGGTTTCACCTTCCACCGGGAATCTGGGCGTGAAGAACGTGGAGTACATTGCTGACCATGTTTGGATCGTGATCGGCATGACAGGGCAGCTGAGCGGAAACATCGTATTTGGCATTCAGGAGCAGGTTGCGCTCAAAATCGTTTCTGCCATGATGGGCGGTTTTGTGATTACGGAGATGGATGACATGAGCAAAAGCGCCATTTCGGAGCTTGGCAACATGATCAGCGGGAATGCAAGCACCATACTATCCAGCCAGGGCGTAGTTGTAGACATTACGCCTCCACAAGTCATGAAGTCGGAACATCTGACGGAGTTCAATGCCTCGAAAGCACTATGCATACCGCTTATGATGGACGGTATCGGTGAGATGGATATTCAAGTCATGATCTCGTAA
- a CDS encoding LysR family transcriptional regulator — protein sequence MNISQLETLITISKTMSFRKAGELLNLTQPAVSAQIKSLEDEFNTVLVDRNQPVTLTDRGKVFLEHAERMLDIVDELKQKLSDLDETPQGHIVLGTTTSIAIQILPRVLSYFQDQFPLIKTSIQSMPSSQIYTLVESGLIDIGIGYLTERNPNLNTSVLYYDTFELIVSPAHPLAKLKHASVDVLRDIPLILLSPDTVGRKFTEGILKKHGIEPNVVMELSSSEEIKRMVEINLGASIISKQSVAHELRQGTLKMIPLGELEVSHPVGVIYKASRYLNSAMQQFLSDLKGMPETQFISSE from the coding sequence ATGAATATCAGCCAACTGGAAACGCTGATTACGATTTCCAAAACGATGAGCTTCCGCAAGGCAGGCGAGCTTTTGAATCTGACTCAACCTGCCGTTTCCGCCCAGATCAAAAGTCTGGAGGACGAATTCAACACCGTGCTCGTGGATCGCAATCAGCCCGTTACCCTCACGGACCGGGGGAAAGTATTTTTGGAGCATGCAGAGCGCATGCTGGATATCGTGGATGAGCTGAAGCAAAAACTCTCGGATCTGGATGAGACCCCTCAAGGACATATCGTATTAGGGACAACCACTTCCATTGCCATTCAGATTTTGCCGCGCGTGCTGTCCTATTTTCAGGATCAATTTCCCTTGATCAAGACGAGCATTCAATCCATGCCCTCCTCGCAAATTTATACGCTGGTGGAGAGCGGGTTAATCGATATCGGCATCGGTTATCTGACGGAGCGCAATCCAAACCTGAATACGTCCGTGTTGTATTATGATACGTTTGAACTCATTGTTTCTCCTGCCCATCCTTTGGCCAAACTAAAACATGCTTCAGTGGACGTACTGCGCGATATCCCGCTGATCCTGCTGTCGCCGGACACGGTTGGCCGCAAGTTTACGGAAGGCATTCTCAAAAAACACGGCATCGAACCGAATGTGGTCATGGAGCTGTCCAGCAGCGAGGAAATCAAAAGGATGGTTGAAATCAACCTCGGAGCCTCGATCATTTCCAAGCAGTCGGTCGCGCATGAACTCCGGCAAGGGACGCTGAAAATGATCCCGCTCGGCGAGCTTGAAGTCAGCCATCCTGTGGGCGTCATTTACAAAGCAAGCCGTTATCTCAACTCGGCCATGCAGCAGTTTTTGAGCGACCTCAAAGGCATGCCTGAAACGCAGTTCATCAGTTCGGAATAA
- a CDS encoding histidinol-phosphatase, with amino-acid sequence MKFDLHTHHFRCGHADGNIRDYIEAGIRAGLQAIGISDHTPYFGSEEEHAFPRIAMAKSELRHYVEEVLALKAEYAGKIDVLLGIESDFFPAHAELYRSTLGQYPFDYVIGSVHHTEDVSIFNKTRWKGLSDARKIEVKEKYYDLISQSARSGMFQILGHIDAMKGNYPPFSEIKTDQAIDHTLKVIAECNVAIEINTSGKTKLSGGWYPSDAILERARFYGVKVTFGSDAHKPARVGDELEAVRDRLKQIGFTDWVYFKQKQMQVVPL; translated from the coding sequence ATGAAATTCGATCTTCATACCCACCATTTTCGCTGCGGTCATGCAGACGGAAACATTCGCGATTACATCGAAGCAGGCATCCGTGCCGGACTGCAAGCGATCGGCATCTCCGATCATACGCCGTATTTCGGCAGCGAAGAAGAGCATGCATTCCCCCGAATTGCCATGGCTAAGTCGGAATTGCGTCATTACGTGGAAGAAGTGCTTGCATTGAAAGCCGAATATGCAGGCAAAATCGACGTTCTGCTTGGCATCGAGTCCGACTTTTTCCCAGCCCATGCCGAGTTATACCGAAGCACGCTTGGTCAATATCCTTTTGATTATGTGATTGGTTCCGTCCACCATACCGAAGATGTCAGCATCTTCAACAAAACACGTTGGAAAGGACTAAGCGATGCAAGAAAGATCGAAGTCAAAGAAAAGTATTACGATTTGATCAGCCAATCTGCACGCAGCGGCATGTTCCAGATTCTCGGCCATATCGACGCCATGAAGGGCAACTATCCTCCTTTCTCGGAAATCAAGACGGATCAAGCGATCGATCATACGCTTAAAGTCATTGCCGAATGCAACGTGGCCATCGAAATCAACACTTCAGGCAAAACCAAACTGAGCGGCGGCTGGTATCCTTCGGATGCCATTTTGGAAAGAGCCCGTTTTTACGGGGTCAAAGTCACGTTCGGATCGGATGCCCACAAGCCTGCACGCGTAGGAGACGAACTGGAAGCGGTCCGCGACAGGCTGAAGCAGATCGGTTTTACCGACTGGGTATATTTCAAACAGAAGCAGATGCAGGTGGTGCCACTGTAA
- a CDS encoding GNAT family N-acetyltransferase, translating into MLTREMLMEGLPMLQTERLVLRTLRQSDFGMIADLLSDPQVIQYVNRGSQPAPIRARRLLNQIRSSSANLDSIHYGICWRETGSVIGLASFQNWNEHGRTAQVGYIVDKSMWGKGVATEAVRRLLQFGFGELQLSKVEARCYEANQMSLQVLRKLGMSRERTIASYGPARADAAMPGHELDVHIYGICKEQHEFAQKQDFLHTLQPVAFGKPEAHNLY; encoded by the coding sequence ATGTTGACGCGAGAGATGCTGATGGAAGGATTGCCCATGCTGCAGACGGAGCGTCTGGTTTTGCGGACATTGCGCCAGAGCGATTTCGGCATGATCGCCGATTTGCTTTCCGATCCGCAGGTTATCCAGTACGTGAACAGGGGGAGTCAGCCTGCGCCCATTCGTGCGAGAAGACTGCTGAATCAAATCCGCAGCAGCAGCGCCAATCTCGATTCGATTCATTACGGCATTTGCTGGAGGGAGACGGGAAGCGTAATTGGCCTTGCTTCCTTTCAGAATTGGAACGAACATGGGCGAACCGCGCAAGTGGGGTACATTGTGGACAAGTCGATGTGGGGCAAAGGCGTCGCGACGGAAGCTGTACGCCGTTTGCTGCAATTTGGTTTTGGCGAATTGCAGCTCTCCAAAGTGGAGGCACGCTGTTATGAAGCAAACCAAATGTCCCTTCAGGTACTGCGCAAACTCGGGATGAGCCGGGAACGGACAATTGCGTCATACGGGCCGGCTCGGGCGGATGCAGCCATGCCAGGCCATGAGCTGGACGTGCACATTTACGGCATTTGCAAGGAACAGCATGAATTCGCTCAAAAACAAGATTTTCTGCATACGTTGCAACCGGTGGCATTCGGCAAACCTGAAGCGCATAATTTATATTAG